TTACACATTGTCCACGTAAAATTGTATGTTCTGGTTGCGAGACAATCCTTTGCGGAAAACATTTTTTTGCTCTTTTATTGGGTTTTTAACCGATAGTAGAAACATTGATTCGACTGAATAAAAGATGTGTATAATGACAAGGGCTGAAAGCCGGGAGTTAATGAGAAGCGGTGGACGAGTGGGTGAGCGTTTGTTCCAAGAGGAAAATTCTTTCGTTGCTGGCGGGACTTGAATCGGAGGCGAACTAAAACCCAGCCATAAATGGCTGGGCTAAGATCTTTCGTCCCTGCGGGACTGCGGCGGCGTTAGTAGAGCTTTACCGGGGGCAATGTCAAGGGCGCCCATTGGGAAGTTTGGTTGCGATTTTGTCACGCACAAAGAAATGGAAATGCGGGACGGCGCTCATAGAGCGCCGCGACAGACGGAGGCATCCTCCGTTTCAAGTAATAGACGCTCTGGCTTATCCGCCGACTTCGGCTTTGGCTTCAGCCGCGAGCGGGGTGCTGAGGTAGCGTTCGCCGGTCGAGCAGGCGATGGTCACGATCAGCTTGCCTTTGTTCTCGGGACGCCTGGCGACTTCGATGGCGGCGACGACGTTTGCGCCGGTGGAGATGCCGACGAGCAAGCCCTCTTCTTTTGCGAGGCGACGGGCCATGGCAAAGGCCTCGTCATTGGTGACTTCGATGCACTCAGTGATTTGCGGGTTGCCCTTGCTGTCTTTGAGGTGAAGATTTTTGGGGATGAAACCGGCGCCCGTGCCCTGGATTTTGTGCGGGCCGGGCTTGAGCGGCTGGCCGGCGAGGGCCTGGGTGATGACGGGAGAATCTTTGGGTTCGACGGCGATGGCTTGGAAAGAAGGTTTGCGTTCTTTGATGACCTCGACGCAGCCGGTGATGGTCCCGCCAGTGCCGACAGCGGAAATCAAAATATCCACCTTGCCATCCGTGTCCGCCCAGATTTCTTCGGCGGTGGTGTGGCGATGGATCGCGGGGTTGGCGGGATTTTCAAACTGTTGAGGAATCCAGGAATTCGGAGTTTCCCTGGAAATTTGTTCCGCGCGGGCGATGGCGCCTTTCATGCCTTCGCTGCCGGGAGTGAGAACGAGTTTCGCGCCGAGCATGGCGAGCAAGGTGCGGCGTTCGAGTGACATCGTTTCAGGCATGGTCAAAATGATTTTGTAGCCCTTGGCCGCGGCGACGAAGGCGAGCGCGATGCCGGTATTGCCGCTGGTGGGTTCAATGATCGTAGTGCCCGGCTTCAACACGCCGCGCCGTTCGGCGTCTTCGATCATGGCCATGCCGATACGGTCTTTGACGCTGCCGAGCGGGTTGAAGAATTCGCATTTGAGGAGCACGGTGGCATCCAGGCCGGCGGTGACTTTGTTGAGCTTAACGAGCGGGGTGTGGCCTACGGTTTCAACGATGTTATTATAGATGCGTCCCATAAAATTTTTGGTTGAGTGTTTCTTTCTGTTAATTTGATTGAAAGCGTGGAAGTAATCTTCTCCAAATGACCAGCCACGGCAAGCATTTTTCTGAAAGGTCGCGGCGCGATATATTGAACGAAATTATTTGAACCTTCTGTTTTGCAGTGGGGATTGGTCGTCGCTGACGATGAATCAACCCAAGCGAACAATGCGCCGGCAGGTTTTGGGCTGTTCAGATTTTTTCGGCCAGAAAAACAATCACTGTCGCGACCGGGATGAGGAGGACCTGGGCAATGAGGGTTCCCGCCAGTCGGCTGCCGATCATCCATACGACCGCGCGGCGAAACGAAGGTTCGCTGACGCGGCCTTCGACGACGTCGTCGGTCATCATGGACATTTGCGGGTCTATGAATACAAACATGAGGACGGTCGCCACGCCGTTCACGACGGATGAAAGGGTGATGGCGGTCATGCGCAACTCGGGCTTGAGATAACCGGCGTAGAGCGCGGCGACCACGCCGACGGTCCAGACGGCAACGGCGGCGACATTGAGCAGGAGCAACGAGACGGTGACGCCCTGCCCCATTCGCAGTTGGGTGACGTTGCCGGAAACGGGAACTTTCATGGAATCTTTCACATAAATGACGCCGCCTCGAAAAAAGCCGTGTAGCAACAATGTGGGAATTGAACGGTGGGCTTGAAAATGCAGCACGGCGCGGCTGAAGACGCGTTGAAAGGTCGGAACCAACACGGCGCCGATGGCCGTGGCGAGTGTCGCCGAAAAAAGCAACCAGCGGAAATCCGCGAGCAGGTTGTGGGAGGCGGCATGGTCGAGGGATTGCTCGACTCGTTTGGCGAGGAAAGTGCCTTGAAAAGAATTGGAGGTGCGCGAGAGCAGAACGAGCACGTTGAACAGCGCAAAGGACACGGCAATGCGGCGGGTGCGAACGCCCGCGATGCGGACGGAGTAGGCGAGCGTGCCGATTAAATGAATGATGAACGTGAGGACACAGATCAAAATAAGTTGGCGGTCCATGGGTTGCCTTGAGCTGACGGATTCGCTGCGAGGTCAGGATGAGGGAGATGATGGATGGCGTCCATAATATTCAGATTTATCGAGTGAAAGAGTTTTCTCACTAAATGCCTCCATGCTGGCAAACGAGAAGTATCAAGCGAGTATCAAAGATTTGGTTTCAGGGAGCGATTCTTTCGTCCCGTTGCTGGCGGGACTTGGTTAAGAGGAGACTTTTTCCCAGCAATAAATTGCTGGGCTAATATCTGCCGTCCCCTGCGGGACTACGGCGAGACTTCTCTTACCGCGATTTAGAGTTGCTGGCGTGGCAGGATTTGATTTGAGCTTTCACAATGTTAAAAAAACAAAAAGTCCCCGCCCGATCTTTCGATCAAGCAGGGACAAATTGGGGATGGGAGTTCGCCGCACTCTCTTTCCCGGGCTGACATTTGGCGCACTTTGGCTGCCAGCTTCCCGACGCCATTCTCCACGGCAAGCGGAGTTATCGCGGCCTCATAGCAGGGCCGTCCAGCGCTTTACAGTCGCTGAATTTTGAGTGAGGCCTCTCAGCTCGCTTCGGCTGGCGTTTGCGGACGCCGGCGGGCGAACCAGGTAAAGACACGTTTGTGATTTCGTATCCACGTCTTTACCATTAGCTCCGGGTCGGCCACCGCTTTTTTCGGTGCGTTGGCCCGGTGCCACGGGTCTGACCTCTTAACTCTCAGGTTGCATTTCGCTCACATGCCAGCGGTGTTTTTTTGACATCGCCGACGTTTCGGAAGTTTAACGAGGCTTGCCTGCTCTCGAATTCTTCCCGGGGCGCAGACTCATTTTGTCACGCCTTTCGGCGTTTTTCATTGGCGCGTTCTTTTGGGGAACGGCCAGAGTTTTGCGCTCCGTGCTGGCGCACAGTAGCAACCATCTACCCTCTGGGTAACTGCGATTCACTCAGGCTCGAAACCTGCCTGAGCTACTTGACTCGGCTCGGAACGGTTTCTCATCGTTCCTAGCGGCTCAGTTCCTTTTTCGCGTTTACTGGCAGCGCGCGAACGCTGACAGAGGAACTGGTGAATTCTGCCTCTCCACTTTGCCTTGCGGCTTGGTTGCAGAGGGGTTGGGCCAACCAGCCTGGCTCAACCTTTCCCCAGTCGCCTGGGATTATCCTCGAGACTTTCTCCGGTTTTCTTTCGTCCGCCGGGCTCGTCTCGGTTCTTTCAATGAACTGTGAACAGGTTATCACTTTTTCTTAATCCAACAATGAAATGATATGCACATACTTATTCACCGAAACGGCGCGGTGAGTAAGCGGGGGACAAGTTGATTCATCCAATGTTTACGGGCGCTTTTTGCATTTCACGACCGGAGTTATTCACCGACAAAAACCTGACGAAAAGCGGGCGGTGAACAACTTGAATCCACGTTGCGTCAAAAAGCTGGCGAACTTATTGGTACATAAAAAAACCGTCCTTGCGGACGGTTCAACGGGATGCGAAATCGCTCAGGCTTTCTTGCCCGCGGCCTTGGTTTTGACTTTGGCCTTGGCAGCGTCACCTTTGCGTTTGATGTAGGCTGTCCGGCGTTTCCGTTTTTCCGCTTTGTTGTTCTGTTTACCCATAAGAATGAATCTTTACTTTGTCCGCGCTCTGCGTTTGTTTAGGTGAAGACTATGATGATTAAATTTATTCGATTCAATACCTATTTGTGGCTCGCGGCGGGCGCGCTGCTGCTGGCCACGGGTTGCAAGACCGGGGACAAGGACAAAAAACATCCGCTGAGCACGCTGGAATTGCACGCGGAGGTCGGACGGGACAATGGCGGCGATAACGAGATGGTTCCGGTCCTGCGCGAGCATCCGGTTTATGTGAATGTGGCCAAGGAAACTTTTCTCGACGCGGCGGACATCGTCGAGGCGAACGTGGTGGATGACCTGGGCGGCTTCAAGATCCGCTTGAAGTTCAACTGGCGCGGGACGCAATTATTGGAGAGCTACAGCACGGCGTATCGCGGGCGGCATATCGCGGTGTTTGCCGTGTGGGGCCCGGCGCGATGGATCGCCGCGCCCGTGGTGCAGAAACCGATCGCGGATGGGGTGCTGACTTTCACGCCGGATTGCACGCGCGAAGAAGCGGACCGGCTGGTCAAGGGGTTGAACAATGTCGCGGATGACATCAAAAAAGAAGAGAAGTTTTGAAATTGCTGACGTTGTGCGGCGCAGCCGCAGTTCTGGTTCTCACGGCGGATTTTTCCGCGCGGGGAGAAATGTTTCAACTGCCCACGGCGAACCATGCCTTGTTTGAACCGGGCGGCGAGGACCGGATGTTTGCCGGAACGGTCGGCAAGGGCTGGGAGAGCGGGACGTTCGGGTGCGTCCGCTCGGACGGCTGGCAGGTCCATGAGGGACTGGACATCCGCTGCCTCCAGCGCGACCGGCATGGCGAACCGACTGACCCGGTGATGGCGACGGCGGATGGGACCGTGGCGTACATCAACACGCGTCCGTCGCTGTCGAATTATGGCAATTACATTGTGCT
The Verrucomicrobiia bacterium genome window above contains:
- a CDS encoding lipid II flippase Amj family protein, which gives rise to MDRQLILICVLTFIIHLIGTLAYSVRIAGVRTRRIAVSFALFNVLVLLSRTSNSFQGTFLAKRVEQSLDHAASHNLLADFRWLLFSATLATAIGAVLVPTFQRVFSRAVLHFQAHRSIPTLLLHGFFRGGVIYVKDSMKVPVSGNVTQLRMGQGVTVSLLLLNVAAVAVWTVGVVAALYAGYLKPELRMTAITLSSVVNGVATVLMFVFIDPQMSMMTDDVVEGRVSEPSFRRAVVWMIGSRLAGTLIAQVLLIPVATVIVFLAEKI
- the cysK gene encoding cysteine synthase A, which produces MGRIYNNIVETVGHTPLVKLNKVTAGLDATVLLKCEFFNPLGSVKDRIGMAMIEDAERRGVLKPGTTIIEPTSGNTGIALAFVAAAKGYKIILTMPETMSLERRTLLAMLGAKLVLTPGSEGMKGAIARAEQISRETPNSWIPQQFENPANPAIHRHTTAEEIWADTDGKVDILISAVGTGGTITGCVEVIKERKPSFQAIAVEPKDSPVITQALAGQPLKPGPHKIQGTGAGFIPKNLHLKDSKGNPQITECIEVTNDEAFAMARRLAKEEGLLVGISTGANVVAAIEVARRPENKGKLIVTIACSTGERYLSTPLAAEAKAEVGG